The window GCCGCCGAACGCCTGCGGGTGTTGCTGGAAGAATGCAATGTGGTGTTGCTCAAAACCTTCCACCACGCCCAGCCGGCGCTTGATTGGCTGAGCATGCACGAAACCGATATCGTGTTTGCCGATATCGGCCTGCCCGAAATCACCGGCCTGGAATTGGTAGAACGCATCAAACGGGTTGCCAAAAAACAGCCCGAAGTGATTTTTACCACCGCCTATGAAGAGCACGCGCTGCGCGCTTTCGAGCTGGCCGCTGCCGACTACCTGCTCAAACCAATTAAAATCTCACGCCTGCAAACCGCGCTGGCGCGGGTGAGAGAAAAAACCCGCGAAGATCTCGACGATTTCACCCATTTCAAAGTATTCAACCGCGACCGCATGGTAGAAGTGCCGTGGCAGCAGGCGCGCTATCTGTTGGCCGAACACAAAACCGTGTTTCTGTTTACCGGCGACGGCCAAAGCTACGAGCTGCCCAAAACGCTGGTGCACTGGGAAGAAATTCTGGGCGATAAAATCATCCGCGTCCACCGCAACTCGCTGGTGTTCCGCCACACGCTCGACTGCCTGATCCGCCTCGACAGCGGCGATGAAGACGAGGGCAACGCCACATGGGGTGCACGCGTGCTCGATGTAGACGACCCGCTGCCGGTCAGCCGGCGGCAGCTTTCTACTATCCGCAAAATTTTGCGCGACGGCTGAACGGGTTGCCGGATGATATGTTCCGACTCAAAACCCCTTAATGCCCTCACAAAAATAAGCTGACGGCGTTGCCAGCCTAAGTTCGAAGAGGGCTGATTTTGCTTACTTTTATGAATGGGCATAAGCTGAGGCCGTCTGAAACACCGGTTTCAGACGGCCTGAAATTTTGCAAAACAATCTCCCCAAACACCTCATCCCGCTTGGTGTATTTTTCCGACAACGTATTTGTATGATGCGCCGGCTTTCATAATAATCAGCACCCAATCTTTTGGCTTTGCCTGCCTCATCGAAGGGTGGCCATGAAGGCTTTAATCAATATGTTAACCAACATAATTGTTTCTGCATTTGGCTTCGCCTTTCTTTGTCATGCTGTTCGGTTTTATTCTTTTCTCCGCCTTATAAACAATCATTGCAGCAAGCGCAGCAACTGTATTTTTAACCCCGTCGCCAAAATACCCAAAACTTGTATCCGACAAATGGTTCGATATTCTTGTATGCCAATGATTGTGGCCGTCTGAAAAATGTCGGATTCAAGCATCTGACCGACAGGGTGTATAGTGCTGCCCACAAAAAACCTGTGTATACAAAGGCCGTCTGAAATCGTTGTTTCAGACGGCCTGAGTTGATTCAGCCTGCTCAATCAAACAAAGCATCCACAAACGCACGGGCGTCAAACGGGCGCAGGTCGTCGATTTTTTCGCCCACACCGATATAGCGCACGGGAATCGGGCGGCTGCTGGCCAGCGCGGCCAACACGCCGCCTTTAGCGGTGCCGTCGAGTTTGGTAACAATCAGGCCGGTGAGGCCGAGGGCGTCATCAAAGGCCACCACTTGATTGACGGCGTTTTGGCCGATATTGGCATCCAGCACCACAATAATTTCGTGCGGCGCGGCGCTCATTGATTTTTGCAGCACCCGCTTCACTTTTTTGATTTCTTCCATCAGATGCAGCTGGGTGGGCAGGCGGCCGGCGGTGTCGGCCAGCACGATATCGATACCGCGGGCTTTGGCGGCTTCCACCGCATCAAAACACACGGCGGCAGAATCGCCCGATGCCTGCGAAATCACGGTCACGCCGTTGCGGGCGCCCCATTCCTGCAACTGCTCGCGGGCGGCGGCGCGAAAGGTGTCGCCCGCAGCCAAAAGCACCGACTTGCCTTGCGACTGGAAATATTTGGCCAGCTTGCCGATAGAGGTGGTTTTGCCCGCGCCGTTGATGCCGGCCAGCATAATCACAAACGGCTCGCTGCTGTCGGGAACCACTAATGGCTGTTCCAACGGCTTAATCAGGTCGTAAATGGCATCTTTCAAGGCGCCGCGCAGCTCGTTGCCGTCTTGCAGGCCTTTGAGCGACACGCGTTTGCGCACGTCTTTCATCAGATAATCGGTGGCTTCGATGCCCATATCGCTGGTAATCAGCACGGTTTCGAGCTCTTCATACAAATCTTCATCGATTTTGCCGCCGCCGAATACGCCGGCCAGCGATTTGGCCATTTGATCGCGCGATTTGGTCAGGCCTTGCTTCAGGCGTGCCGCCCAACCCGGTTTGGCCGGCTCTTCGGCAACGGTTTCGGCAGCCGGCACCGGCGCGGCCACAGTGGCGATGCTGTCGGCCTGTTTGAAGCTGTCGGCCAAGGTGCCGGCGTGCAGGCCTTCCGCTTCTGGCACCACCGTGGTTTCCGGCTCAGACAACGGCACATGCACTTTTGCCACCGGTGCTTCGGGGTCGAGTTGTTCGGGCAGCTCGGCCGGCGGGGCCACCACATCAGCCACCAGCCGGCTGACCGGATGGGTATCGGCATCGGCGGCCACGGCTTCGCGCTCGGCTTCGTTTAATGCCGGCAGCGGGTTGTCCCCAACCGGTGCAGGGGGTGTTTGCGCGGATGGCGCCGCTTCGGGGGCAGCTTCGGTTTCAGCGGGCTGTTCGTGTCCGGCTTCGGGGGCGGGCTGTTTTTTGCGTTTGAAAAAGCTGAACATGCGGTTCCTTCAATACGGTGATGGGTTGGCTGTATTGTAGCTTATTTTATAAGGCTTGAGGCCGTCTGAAAGGCAGCATGTTTTCAGACGGCCAGGCAGATTGAAAGCTTGTTTATTCTATTGATAAGGCTTATCATTTGATATTTGTTTCATTTGCAAGGATCCGCCATGCTGCGCCGTTGTGCCCTGATGTTGTGTTTTGCCGCCCTGCCTGCGTGGGCGCAAACGCTTTCGCAAACCCTGCCCAACGGCATGAAGGTGATTATTCAAGAAGACCGCCGCGCGCCGGTGGCGGTGTCGCAGCTTTGGTATCAAGTGGGCAGCGTAGACGAGCAGCCGGGTAAAACCGGGCTGAGCCATGCGCTCGAACACATGATGTTCAAAGGCACGCCTGCGGTGCCGGCGGGCGAATTCAGCCGCCGTGTGGCCGCGCTGGGCGGGCAGTTTAATGCCTATACCAACCGCAATGAAACGGTGTATTTTGAAAACGTGGCGGCGGCCAACTTGCCCGAAGTGCTGAAAATGGAAGCCGACCGCATGGTCAACCTCAATTTCAGTGACCGCGATTTCAATAATGAGATGAGTGTGATTCGCGAAGAGCGCCGCCAGCGCACCGACGACAGCGCCGGCGGCAAACTTTGGGAACATGTGTTTCTCAACAGCTATCAAACCCCGTCGTTGCGCGCGCCGGTGATCGGCTATATGAATGATTTACACACGCTTAAGGGCGACGATCTGCGCCGGTGGTACCGCCAATGGTATGCGCCGAACAACGCTACGCTGGTGATTGTGGGCGATGTCGATGCCGACGCCACGCTGCAAACCGTCAACAACCTGTTCGGCACCATTGCAGCCAAACCGCTGCCCGAGCGCAATCTTTTAAATGAACCGGCAGCGCGCCAAGCGGTCAGTGCGCAAACCACATCGGCCGTTACCCGCCAGCCGCTGCTCTCGCTCAGCTACCGTGTGCCCAAGCTGGAAAAACTCAGCGACCGCATGCCGTATGCGCTGGATATTTTGTCGGACGTGCTCAGCGGCAACTCTTCCAGCCGCTTGGACGCCCGTTTGGTGCGCGGCAAACAGGTGGCGCTGGATATCGGTGCGAGCTACGATATGTTGAGCCGCGAGCTGCCGCTTTTCAACATTACCGCCATGCCTGCGGAAGGCGTGGATGTCGGCAGCCTGCAAACCGCCATTCAAACGGAAATCGCCGATATCGCCCGCAACGGCATCAGCCGGCAGGAGCTGGTGCGTGTGCGCAACCGCGCCGCCGCCGCTGAAATTTATGCCCGCGATTCGATTACTTCACGCGCTTCGCTGATGGGGCGGCTGGAAACCCGCGGCTACCGCCACACCGATGAAGCCGAATTGCGCCGCCGTCTGCAACAGGTCAGCGCCGCCGATGTGCAGGCTGCCGCCCGCCTGCTCACGCCCGAGCGCGAAACCGTGGTAACGGTTTACCCCGAACGCAGCCCCGGCAGCACCCCGGCCGTTACCGCCCCGTCGCACTAGGGTATCCTGATGTGTCGATTTACGGGTGTATTTTGCCCCTGAAAACGCATCTGCTGCGTTAAAAAGCCTCGCAAGATGCCCAATCTTGCTGCGTTTTTTGCCCGGCATCTGCATTTCCAGAAGCAAAAATCCCCTCATAAACAAATTGTCCGGACACCCTAGGGTGTTCTGACCATTATCCGAGGCCGTCTGAAACCGTGCCGACTGTTTCAGACGGCCTGATCAAGAAAGTTTGACAATATGCATTCATTTATCCGCAACTTCATCCTGCTCGCCGCCTGCTGTTTGCCGGCCGCCGCCCAAGCCATCGACATCCAGCGTTGGACCACCGCAGAAGGCACACAGGTTTTACTGGTCGAGCGCCCCGAAATCCCGATTGTCGACATGCGCATCAGCTTTAAAGGCGCAGGCAGTGCGTTTAACCCCGCCGGCAAAGGCGAAGTTTCTGATTTTACTGCCGCACTGTTAACCGACGGCACCGAAAAGCTTGATGAAGAAGCCTTTAATGCCCGCGCCAACGATATCGCCGCCAACATCGGCAGCAGCGGCAACGACGAAGGCGCATCCGCCGGCCTGCGCAGCCTCAGCAAAGCGGCCAATCTCAACGCCGCCGTCGGTTTGCTCAACCAATCGCTCACCCGGCCGCGCTTCGACCCCGCCGTGTTTGCCCGCCGCAAACAGCAAAGCATCACCGCGCTGCAACAAAACGAAACCGACCCCGGCTTTATCGCCGCGCGCGCACTCGCCCGCCTCAACTACCCCGACCACCCCTACGGCAGCGAAGCCCGCACCAGCATAGACAGCATTCGCGCCGTCACACTTGACGACATCCGCACCTTCCACCGCAATCATTATGCTAAAAGCAATGCCGTGGTATCGGTGGTAGGCGCTCTCAACAAACGCCAAACCGAAGCGCTGGTAAAAAAAGCGCTCGCCGGCCTGCCCGAGCAAAGCAGCGGGCGCGGCACCATCCCTGCCGTGCCTGCCCCGGTTGCGCAACAGCAAAACATGCCTTTTGCCGGGGAACAAGCGCAAATCCTGCTCGGCATGCCGCTGATTAAACGTAACGATCCCGATTATTACGCCCTCGTGGCCGGCAATTATATTCTCGGCGGCGGCGGCTTCGACAGCCGCCTGATGAAAACCCTGCGCGATACGCACGGCTACACTTACGGCGCATCCAGCAGCCTGGTGCCCTACACCGAAGCCGGCCCGCTGACTATTGCCTTTTCTACTCAAAAAACCAACAGCAAAGCCGCCCTGACCGCCGCGCAGCAAGTGTTGGCCGACTTTATCGCCCAAGGCCCCACCGAGGCCGAATTGCAGCAGGCCAAAGACAACATCATCGGCGCCTTTCCGCTGCGTTTCGACAGCAACGCCAAGCTGTTGGCCTGTTTGAATTTAATCGGTTTCTACAACCTGCCCGACGATTATCTCGAAGCCTACCCGAAAGCCATCGCCGCGCTCACAACCGAACAGGTCAAATCGACCTGGCAGCGGCGCGTCAACCCCCAAGCCATGAATATTGTGGTGGTGGGCGCAGAATAAGCCGCTCCGGCATCACAGGCCGTCTGAACGCAGCAGCATTTCAGACGGCCTGAATATTTTTAAAACAATCACATGATTATTGCACCATCAGCATTCGACTGATGCCATTCACACAAGCAAGCTGACAAAGTAAACCCTGCGCGTGCAAAGGCCGTCTGAAAAATATTTCAGACGGCCTTTGCGATTTATTTGAACCAAATTGAATCATATCGATAAAAAAGCGAATGTTTTTTCTGCAAGCGGCTAGGTGATGTGTCGTTTATGGAGGTTTTTTTGTTCCTGAAAATGCAGATGCAAGGCAAAAAATCTGAATAATTCTGAATGGTCAGGACACCTTAGAGTTTCAGGTGCGCAGTTTCCAACCTGATTTCAACACCGCCAATACCCCTGTGATCAAAACCACGGTAAAGCCGCCGGCCACGGTCAGGGAAAGCCACGGCGAGGTGTCGCTCACGCCGAAAAAGCCGTAGCGGAAGCCGTCTATCATGTAAAACACCGGGTTCAGATGGCTTAAGCCGCGCCAGAATTCGGGCAGGCTGTTAATCGAGTAAAACACCCCCGATAAAAACGTGAGCGGCATAATCAAAAAGTTTTGAAAGGCGGCGAGCTGGTCGAATTTTTCTGCCACGATGCCCGCCAGCAGCCCTAATGTGGCCATGATGGTGCAGCCGAGCAGGGCGAAAGCGGCAATCCACAAAACATTGTGCGGCAGCGGCAGGCCGAACCAGGCCGTGGCGGCCAGCACCCCCGCGCCTACCAGCAGCCCGCGCACCACGGCCGCGGCTACATAGGCGGAGAAAAAGGCGCTTACCGATAAGGGCGGCAGCAGAATAAACACCAGATTGCCGGTAATGCGCGACTGAATCAGGCTGGAAGAGGTGTTGGCAAAAGCATTTTGGGTCATGCTCATCATTGCCAGGCCGGGAATCAGAAAGGCGTTATAAGGCACATCGGGCAGGGCTTCCACCGATTTGCCCACGGCATGTGAAAAAATCAGCTGATACAGCAGCGCGGTAATCATCGGTGCGGCCAGCGTTTGAAAGCCGACCTTCCAAAAACGCAGGATTTCTTTTTTAAATAAGGTGTAAAAACCTGTCATGGCGGGTTCCTTTGGTGCGGTGTGCGGCCGCTTTGTTTAGGGTATGGTTTGCAGTAATACCCCCTTCATAAAAGTCATCGAAGCCGTATTCGTTGTTTGTATTGTCTTCGGCTCGCCGCCTGGTTTGCTGACTTTGATGAATGGGTATGAATGATTATTTCAGACGGCCTTATGCGACTGATTATGTGTTTATAAGAGACTTTTTTGCCCCTGAAAACGCATCTGCTGCGTTAAAAAGCCTCACAAGATGTCCAATCTTGCTGCGTTTTTTGCCTTGCATCTGCACTTTTATCACAAAAAATCTGAGTCATTCTGAATGGTCAGGATACCCTAGCGGTGCATCATCTGCACAAATACGTCTTCCAAATCGGTTTCCGGCAGCGACAAATGTTTGACTTTCACGCCGGCATATTTCAGGGTTTGCAACACAAAAGCCAGCTGTTCGTAATCGTCCAGCCTGAGCAGCACATTGCCGTCATCGGCGGCTTGCTGCCATTGACGCAGATTTTCGGGCAGTGCGCCGTCGAGCAGCAGCTCCACGCGCAAACCGGCTTCGGCATGCAGCAGGTGTTCGGTGGTATCCAGCGCCACCAGAGCGCCCTGCTTCATCATGGCGATGCGGCTGCACAGGCTTTGTGCTTCTTCCAGATAATGGGTGGTCAGCACGATGGTGTGGCCTTGGCGGTTGAGCGTTTCCACAAATGCCCACAGGCTTTGGCGCAGCTCCACATCCACGCCGGCAGTGGGCTCGTCGAGCACAATTACCGGCGGCCGGTGCACCAGCGCCTGCGCCACCATCACCCGCCGTTTCATGCCGCCGGAAAGGTTACGGGTGTTGGTGCCGGCTTTGTCGGCCAGGCCGAGGCTGACGATGATTTCGTCTATCCAGTCATCATTATTTTTGAGGCCGAAATAGCCCGATTGAAACTGCAAAGCTTCGCGCACGCTGAAAAAGGGGTCGAACACCAGCTCTTGCGGCACCACGCCCAGGCTCATGCGGGCGGCGTAGGCATCGTGCACCACATCGTGCCCCATCACTTGAATGTTGCCGGAAGTGAGGCGGCTCAAGCCGGCCATGGCGGAAATCAGCGTGGTTTTGCCGGCGCCGTTGGGGCCCAAAAGTGCAAAAAATTCACCTTGCTGCACATCAAAGCTCACGCCTTTGAGGGCGGTGAAGCCGTTGGCATAGGTTTTAACGGCATTTTGAATACGGAGGGCGGGGGTCATAAAGGGGTTCCTGTGGTTTCAGACGGCCTCGTTCAAAGCATCAAACGGCCGCCGATGCTTGCCAAGCGGCATCATGGTTCTGATTGTGCAGCGCGGTGTAACAAGGCTCCAGCTGGCGGGCAATCAGGCTGATTTGCTGCCACAATACGCTGCTTTGCCGGTCGTCGCCGATGTGCGCGCGCAAATCTTCCAATTCGCCCTGCACTTGCGCCAGCGCGCTTTGAAAGGCTTCGGCATCGGGCATGGCGATGTTGTCGAGCATATCGGCCAAACGGTAGGCGGTGCGGTAAAAGCCGGCATTGAATGCGCTGTTGCCGCTGTGCGCCATCTGGCTGCGGTAGGCGCCCAAGGCGGAAATATAGCCGATAAGGGCATAATTGATTTTGAGCAGGTTGAAGCCGTCTTGCAGCATATGGCCGTATTTTTTCGGCTCGCCGCTCATGTCGGAAAGGGTGCTGCTGAGTGCGGCGGCGCGCTCGTGGGTTTGACGGCGCACGCTGCGGTAGGCCACATCATCCACGCTGCCCTGTTGCAGCTGGCCGAGGATATGGCGCAGGTAAACGCCGTTATTGCCGATGGCCTGGCCGGCGGTGCGGCTGAGGGTGAGGTAGCGCCAATCCGGCCACAGATAGCTCACCGCCACCCACGCCAAGGCCGCGCCGATAACGGTGTCGAGAATGCGCAGCGGCATGGCGGCATACACATCCAACCCGGCTAGTGAGAAGCTGGTCAGCGCCTGAATGGTGATGAAAAAGGTGGAGAAGCTGTATTTGTTGGTGCGGAAAAAGAAAAACAGCGTGGTCGAAGCAATCACAATCCACAATTTGGTTTCCACCGAGGGCGTGA of the Uruburuella testudinis genome contains:
- a CDS encoding ABC transporter permease, giving the protein MTGFYTLFKKEILRFWKVGFQTLAAPMITALLYQLIFSHAVGKSVEALPDVPYNAFLIPGLAMMSMTQNAFANTSSSLIQSRITGNLVFILLPPLSVSAFFSAYVAAAVVRGLLVGAGVLAATAWFGLPLPHNVLWIAAFALLGCTIMATLGLLAGIVAEKFDQLAAFQNFLIMPLTFLSGVFYSINSLPEFWRGLSHLNPVFYMIDGFRYGFFGVSDTSPWLSLTVAGGFTVVLITGVLAVLKSGWKLRT
- a CDS encoding LytR/AlgR family response regulator transcription factor, translated to MLSAIIVEDEVLAAERLRVLLEECNVVLLKTFHHAQPALDWLSMHETDIVFADIGLPEITGLELVERIKRVAKKQPEVIFTTAYEEHALRAFELAAADYLLKPIKISRLQTALARVREKTREDLDDFTHFKVFNRDRMVEVPWQQARYLLAEHKTVFLFTGDGQSYELPKTLVHWEEILGDKIIRVHRNSLVFRHTLDCLIRLDSGDEDEGNATWGARVLDVDDPLPVSRRQLSTIRKILRDG
- a CDS encoding M16 family metallopeptidase; this translates as MHSFIRNFILLAACCLPAAAQAIDIQRWTTAEGTQVLLVERPEIPIVDMRISFKGAGSAFNPAGKGEVSDFTAALLTDGTEKLDEEAFNARANDIAANIGSSGNDEGASAGLRSLSKAANLNAAVGLLNQSLTRPRFDPAVFARRKQQSITALQQNETDPGFIAARALARLNYPDHPYGSEARTSIDSIRAVTLDDIRTFHRNHYAKSNAVVSVVGALNKRQTEALVKKALAGLPEQSSGRGTIPAVPAPVAQQQNMPFAGEQAQILLGMPLIKRNDPDYYALVAGNYILGGGGFDSRLMKTLRDTHGYTYGASSSLVPYTEAGPLTIAFSTQKTNSKAALTAAQQVLADFIAQGPTEAELQQAKDNIIGAFPLRFDSNAKLLACLNLIGFYNLPDDYLEAYPKAIAALTTEQVKSTWQRRVNPQAMNIVVVGAE
- a CDS encoding M16 family metallopeptidase, which encodes MLRRCALMLCFAALPAWAQTLSQTLPNGMKVIIQEDRRAPVAVSQLWYQVGSVDEQPGKTGLSHALEHMMFKGTPAVPAGEFSRRVAALGGQFNAYTNRNETVYFENVAAANLPEVLKMEADRMVNLNFSDRDFNNEMSVIREERRQRTDDSAGGKLWEHVFLNSYQTPSLRAPVIGYMNDLHTLKGDDLRRWYRQWYAPNNATLVIVGDVDADATLQTVNNLFGTIAAKPLPERNLLNEPAARQAVSAQTTSAVTRQPLLSLSYRVPKLEKLSDRMPYALDILSDVLSGNSSSRLDARLVRGKQVALDIGASYDMLSRELPLFNITAMPAEGVDVGSLQTAIQTEIADIARNGISRQELVRVRNRAAAAEIYARDSITSRASLMGRLETRGYRHTDEAELRRRLQQVSAADVQAAARLLTPERETVVTVYPERSPGSTPAVTAPSH
- a CDS encoding ABC transporter ATP-binding protein — its product is MTPALRIQNAVKTYANGFTALKGVSFDVQQGEFFALLGPNGAGKTTLISAMAGLSRLTSGNIQVMGHDVVHDAYAARMSLGVVPQELVFDPFFSVREALQFQSGYFGLKNNDDWIDEIIVSLGLADKAGTNTRNLSGGMKRRVMVAQALVHRPPVIVLDEPTAGVDVELRQSLWAFVETLNRQGHTIVLTTHYLEEAQSLCSRIAMMKQGALVALDTTEHLLHAEAGLRVELLLDGALPENLRQWQQAADDGNVLLRLDDYEQLAFVLQTLKYAGVKVKHLSLPETDLEDVFVQMMHR
- the ftsY gene encoding signal recognition particle-docking protein FtsY, which produces MFSFFKRKKQPAPEAGHEQPAETEAAPEAAPSAQTPPAPVGDNPLPALNEAEREAVAADADTHPVSRLVADVVAPPAELPEQLDPEAPVAKVHVPLSEPETTVVPEAEGLHAGTLADSFKQADSIATVAAPVPAAETVAEEPAKPGWAARLKQGLTKSRDQMAKSLAGVFGGGKIDEDLYEELETVLITSDMGIEATDYLMKDVRKRVSLKGLQDGNELRGALKDAIYDLIKPLEQPLVVPDSSEPFVIMLAGINGAGKTTSIGKLAKYFQSQGKSVLLAAGDTFRAAAREQLQEWGARNGVTVISQASGDSAAVCFDAVEAAKARGIDIVLADTAGRLPTQLHLMEEIKKVKRVLQKSMSAAPHEIIVVLDANIGQNAVNQVVAFDDALGLTGLIVTKLDGTAKGGVLAALASSRPIPVRYIGVGEKIDDLRPFDARAFVDALFD